One Paraburkholderia agricolaris DNA segment encodes these proteins:
- a CDS encoding DinB family protein, with protein MSANELLFRMLRYQAWANEEILEAMKGLDTERHAEERHIALRLMNHCLVVNKIFAAHLAGDSHGFSSDNTPVTPELEELCSELVAVDRWYLDYVKAVTPTALSQSVPFAFTDGDNGYMTREEMLTHVVTHGGYHRGEVGRVMIQAAARSGQNIKLPWDTYAVHLHRTEPARRRQGKEESATEAINTATDDVFPNSR; from the coding sequence ATGAGTGCAAACGAACTGCTGTTCCGGATGCTTCGCTACCAGGCGTGGGCGAATGAGGAAATCCTGGAAGCAATGAAGGGACTCGACACCGAACGTCATGCCGAGGAGCGGCATATTGCTCTTCGGCTGATGAACCATTGCCTGGTGGTAAACAAGATCTTCGCCGCTCATCTTGCTGGCGACAGTCACGGCTTCTCTTCCGACAATACGCCTGTCACCCCTGAGCTGGAGGAACTATGTTCTGAACTGGTGGCTGTGGACCGCTGGTATCTCGACTACGTGAAAGCGGTTACACCGACCGCGTTGTCCCAATCTGTTCCATTTGCATTTACCGACGGTGACAATGGGTACATGACACGTGAAGAGATGCTGACCCATGTCGTCACACATGGTGGCTATCATCGCGGCGAAGTGGGACGGGTGATGATTCAAGCGGCCGCCCGATCAGGACAAAACATCAAGTTGCCGTGGGACACCTACGCCGTTCATCTCCACAGAACGGAACCCGCACGCCGACGCCAAGGCAAGGAGGAATCAGCAACGGAAGCAATAAACACCGCGACAGACGATGTTTTCCCCAACTCCCGCTAA
- a CDS encoding ABC transporter ATP-binding protein, with protein MSEPMLKVSGLNAFYGRAHILFDVGLEVGRGEVVALMGRNGAGKSTTMKAVMGLLPRRQGEVRFRGQNITALPPYRIARMGMGFVPEDRRVFADLTVMENLDTGRQPPREGAPQWTPEKLFRLFPNLGEMPRRPGGQMSGGEQQMLTVSRTLMGNPYLVLLDEPSEGVAPVIVEQMANMILELKREGLSILLSEQNLHFAELVSDRAYVLEKGQIRFSGTIGELAKNETVRRAYLSV; from the coding sequence ATGAGCGAGCCGATGCTGAAGGTCTCCGGCCTCAATGCATTCTATGGCCGTGCGCATATTCTGTTCGACGTCGGCCTGGAAGTGGGCCGTGGCGAAGTGGTCGCGCTGATGGGCCGCAACGGCGCCGGCAAATCGACCACGATGAAAGCGGTGATGGGACTATTGCCGCGCCGTCAGGGCGAAGTGCGTTTTCGCGGACAGAACATCACGGCGTTGCCGCCTTATCGGATCGCCCGCATGGGCATGGGATTCGTCCCGGAAGATCGCCGCGTGTTTGCCGATCTGACGGTGATGGAAAACCTCGATACCGGCCGTCAGCCGCCGCGCGAAGGTGCGCCGCAATGGACGCCGGAAAAACTGTTCCGCCTGTTCCCCAATCTGGGCGAAATGCCCAGACGCCCCGGCGGCCAGATGAGCGGCGGCGAGCAGCAGATGCTGACCGTCTCGCGCACGCTGATGGGCAACCCGTATCTGGTGCTGCTCGACGAACCGTCCGAGGGCGTTGCCCCCGTAATCGTCGAGCAGATGGCGAACATGATCCTCGAACTCAAGCGCGAAGGGCTATCGATTCTGTTGTCCGAACAGAATCTGCACTTCGCCGAGCTGGTTAGCGACCGCGCGTACGTCCTCGAAAAAGGGCAGATCCGCTTTAGCGGCACGATCGGCGAACTCGCAAAGAACGAAACAGTGAGGCGCGCTTATCTGAGCGTGTGA
- a CDS encoding molybdopterin cofactor-binding domain-containing protein — MTGPDFSVDRRAAPPSRQQLYDAQSVLIVTRPPQAPARAAAGQPGSRSAFVPTQADMFLVVRDDGSVVAFNGHVDLGTGIGTALAQIVAEELDVPLTRVSIVLGHTNEAPNQGPTIASATIQISAVPLRHAAAQARQFLLAEAAARLKVGATQLDVRDGVVFQRDDDTIKGLSYGELIAGRRIELTLATDAPLKSPDTYRIVGKSSPRVDIPAKATGELSFVHDVRVPGMLHGRVVRPPYAGIAQGEFIGNSLLHVDEDSLRDLPGIVKVVVIRDFVGIAAEREEIAQQAVKRLAVRWKTVEGLPPLETSEEVEAALRANPASRRDLVIEGDTDAALAQDPARTLERTYVWPFQMHASIGPSCAVADYRDATLKVWSGTQNPHSLRADLALLMALDEAHIEIVRMEAAGCYGRNCADDVAADAALLSRATGSPVRVQLSREDEHAWEPKGAAQLMDVRGALGAQGELAAYDFATRYPSNDAPTLALLLTGTLSAQPQVFEMGDRTAVPPYDYRTMRIVCDDTPPIVRASWLRGVSALPNTFAHESFIDELAAQAGADPVEFRLKHLTDPRAIDLVKAVAEKAGWQPRTAAFKDEAQEQGDVARGRGFAYARYVHSKFPGFGAAWSAWVADVEVNRKSGELAVTRVVVGQDTGTMVNPDGVRHQIHGNVIQATSRALKERVTFGENAVTSQEWGAYPILTFREVPVIDVVMMPRHGEPPMGTGESASLPGAAAIANALYDATGVRFRRPPFTPETIRAALADAQAEEAAARSRKRWRFGFLGTLAAGAAGWLGVLAMSPAAIAPIAPPLASAFAPELVARGKLLASLGNCAVCHTARNGVPNAGGKPLETPFGTVYSTNLTPDGLTGIGTWSLDAFVRAMRQGISRDGHRLYPAFPYTSFKNTSDDDLKALYAYLMAQTPVRSRPPETKLAYPFSVRPLMAVWNGLFLGRNPLPADTAQSAQWNRGAYLVNGLGHCSACHTPRNAFGAEKTGAAFMGGGVADGWEAPALSALSNAPVPWSEDELFSYLRYGHAPLHGVAAGPMAPVVNDLAALPDSDIRAMATYLASLNPLEANADPAAMARQYEQASTITGTANGLGARLFDGACAACHHTGSGPQLFGAHPSLALNTNLHSTTPDNLIRVILDGIGSPARPELGTMPAYRDSFNDAQVAELVSYLRQQFAGGKPAWQDVTASVARVRAAPQAE, encoded by the coding sequence ATGACCGGGCCGGATTTCAGCGTCGATCGCCGGGCCGCGCCGCCGTCGCGGCAGCAACTCTACGACGCGCAGAGTGTGCTGATCGTCACGCGGCCGCCGCAGGCGCCGGCACGCGCGGCGGCTGGGCAGCCAGGGTCGCGCTCCGCATTCGTACCGACGCAAGCCGACATGTTTCTCGTCGTGCGCGACGACGGCAGTGTGGTGGCGTTCAACGGTCACGTCGATCTCGGCACCGGCATCGGCACAGCGCTCGCGCAGATCGTCGCGGAAGAACTGGATGTGCCGTTGACGCGCGTGTCGATCGTGCTGGGTCATACGAACGAGGCGCCGAATCAGGGCCCGACGATCGCGAGCGCGACGATCCAGATATCCGCCGTACCGTTACGGCATGCAGCCGCGCAAGCCCGGCAATTCTTGCTGGCGGAAGCGGCCGCGCGTTTGAAGGTCGGTGCGACGCAACTCGATGTGCGCGACGGCGTGGTCTTTCAACGTGACGACGACACCATCAAAGGTCTGAGCTATGGCGAACTGATCGCCGGCCGGCGTATTGAACTGACACTCGCCACCGACGCGCCGTTGAAATCACCCGACACGTACAGGATCGTCGGCAAGAGCTCGCCGCGTGTCGATATTCCCGCGAAGGCCACGGGAGAATTGAGCTTCGTGCACGACGTGCGCGTGCCGGGCATGCTGCACGGCCGTGTCGTACGGCCGCCTTATGCGGGTATCGCGCAGGGCGAGTTCATCGGCAATAGCCTGTTGCATGTCGATGAAGATTCCCTTCGTGACTTGCCCGGCATCGTCAAGGTGGTGGTGATCCGCGATTTCGTGGGTATTGCCGCTGAGCGCGAAGAGATCGCGCAGCAGGCGGTGAAGCGGTTGGCTGTGCGATGGAAAACAGTAGAAGGTTTGCCGCCGCTCGAAACCAGCGAGGAAGTGGAAGCCGCGCTAAGGGCCAATCCGGCCAGCCGACGCGATCTGGTGATCGAAGGCGATACCGACGCAGCGCTCGCGCAAGACCCGGCCCGAACGTTGGAACGCACCTACGTATGGCCGTTTCAGATGCATGCGTCGATTGGGCCGTCGTGCGCGGTGGCCGACTACCGGGATGCGACACTGAAGGTCTGGTCGGGTACGCAGAATCCCCATTCGTTGCGAGCCGACCTCGCTCTGCTAATGGCGCTGGACGAAGCGCACATCGAGATCGTGCGCATGGAAGCGGCAGGGTGTTACGGCCGCAATTGCGCGGACGATGTCGCCGCCGATGCCGCACTCCTCTCGCGCGCAACCGGCAGTCCGGTGCGTGTACAACTTTCGCGCGAAGACGAGCATGCATGGGAGCCCAAGGGTGCAGCGCAATTGATGGACGTGCGCGGCGCTTTAGGCGCGCAAGGCGAACTCGCCGCCTACGATTTCGCGACGCGCTATCCATCGAACGACGCCCCCACGTTGGCGCTGTTGCTTACCGGAACCCTCTCCGCGCAGCCGCAAGTCTTCGAAATGGGCGACCGTACGGCCGTGCCGCCATACGACTACCGGACCATGCGCATTGTTTGCGACGACACGCCGCCGATCGTGCGCGCGTCCTGGCTAAGAGGCGTGTCCGCGTTGCCGAACACGTTCGCGCATGAGTCTTTCATCGACGAACTCGCGGCGCAAGCGGGCGCGGACCCCGTTGAGTTCCGGCTGAAACATCTCACTGATCCGCGTGCGATCGATCTCGTCAAGGCTGTGGCTGAGAAAGCCGGCTGGCAGCCTCGTACCGCCGCGTTTAAAGACGAGGCTCAGGAACAGGGCGACGTTGCGCGCGGCAGAGGTTTCGCGTACGCCCGCTACGTGCACAGCAAATTCCCCGGCTTCGGCGCGGCTTGGTCCGCGTGGGTCGCCGACGTCGAGGTGAACCGCAAGAGCGGCGAGCTGGCCGTGACGCGCGTGGTGGTCGGACAGGACACCGGCACGATGGTGAATCCGGACGGCGTACGCCATCAGATTCACGGCAATGTGATCCAGGCAACCAGCCGCGCGCTGAAAGAACGTGTGACGTTCGGTGAGAACGCGGTGACAAGTCAGGAGTGGGGCGCGTACCCGATTCTGACCTTCCGTGAAGTGCCGGTGATCGACGTGGTGATGATGCCGCGTCACGGCGAGCCGCCGATGGGCACCGGTGAATCGGCTTCGCTGCCTGGTGCCGCGGCGATCGCCAATGCGTTGTATGACGCGACCGGGGTGCGTTTTCGCAGGCCGCCATTCACGCCTGAAACGATTCGCGCCGCGCTCGCCGATGCGCAAGCGGAGGAGGCCGCTGCACGCAGCAGGAAGCGCTGGCGGTTCGGCTTTCTCGGCACGCTCGCCGCGGGTGCGGCCGGTTGGCTGGGCGTACTGGCCATGTCGCCGGCAGCCATCGCGCCGATCGCGCCACCGCTCGCGAGCGCGTTCGCGCCCGAACTGGTGGCGCGCGGCAAGCTGCTCGCGTCGCTGGGTAACTGCGCGGTTTGCCATACCGCCCGCAATGGCGTGCCGAACGCGGGTGGCAAACCGCTCGAAACGCCATTCGGCACCGTGTATAGCACCAACCTCACGCCCGATGGACTAACGGGTATCGGTACATGGTCGCTCGACGCCTTCGTGCGGGCGATGCGGCAAGGTATCAGCCGCGACGGGCATCGGCTGTATCCCGCGTTCCCCTACACGTCGTTCAAAAACACCTCCGACGACGACCTCAAGGCGCTCTACGCTTACCTGATGGCACAGACGCCGGTGCGCTCGCGGCCGCCGGAAACGAAGCTGGCGTATCCGTTCAGCGTGCGTCCGCTGATGGCCGTATGGAACGGGCTTTTTCTTGGACGCAACCCTTTGCCCGCCGATACGGCGCAAAGCGCGCAATGGAATCGCGGCGCGTACCTGGTGAACGGTCTCGGCCATTGCAGCGCATGCCATACGCCGCGCAACGCATTCGGCGCCGAGAAAACCGGCGCCGCTTTCATGGGCGGCGGCGTGGCGGACGGATGGGAAGCGCCCGCGCTGTCGGCGCTTTCCAACGCGCCCGTACCCTGGAGCGAAGACGAGCTGTTCAGCTATCTGCGCTACGGCCACGCGCCCTTGCATGGCGTTGCGGCCGGGCCGATGGCGCCGGTCGTCAACGATCTGGCGGCTTTGCCCGACAGCGATATTCGCGCGATGGCCACGTATCTGGCCTCGTTGAATCCTCTCGAGGCCAACGCGGATCCGGCGGCAATGGCGCGTCAGTACGAGCAGGCCAGCACGATAACGGGTACCGCAAACGGTCTTGGTGCACGCCTGTTCGATGGTGCGTGTGCTGCCTGTCATCACACGGGTAGCGGGCCGCAATTGTTTGGTGCGCATCCGTCGCTGGCGCTTAACACGAATTTGCACAGTACGACGCCTGATAATCTGATTCGCGTGATTCTCGATGGTATCGGCTCGCCTGCGCGCCCCGAACTCGGTACGATGCCGGCTTACCGTGATAGTTTCAACGACGCTCAGGTCGCCGAACTCGTGTCCTATCTGCGTCAGCAATTCGCCGGCGGTAAACCGGCATGGCAGGACGTCACCGCGAGCGTTGCCAGAGTCCGCGCGGCACCGCAGGCAGAGTGA
- a CDS encoding amidohydrolase family protein: MAAETLTGLSGKVAVTNIGLLLSGDIDKPILDANTLVIDDGVIVAIGREKDCDLEGARTTVDCKGTAVAPGLIDSHVHPVFGDWTPRQNQMGWIESNLNGGVTTMISAGEVHLPGRPKDVVGVKALAITAQRSFEGMRGAGVGGGVKVMAGAPVIEKGMVEEDFKELSEAGVKLLGEVGLGSVKGGEEAAQMVAWARKYGIQSTIHTGGPSIPGSGLIDRDVVLAADADVIGHINGGHTSLSYRHVCDLCEQSSRALEIVHNGNERIALLTARHAIELKCPHRIILGTDSPAGSGVQPLGILRMIALISSLADVPAEIAFCFATGNTARQRNLRQGLIEVGRPADLVFMDRAQHTAADTLLESVQLGDIPGVGMVMIDGLIRCRRSRNTPPATEVPVVL, from the coding sequence ATGGCAGCAGAGACGTTGACAGGCTTGTCGGGCAAGGTTGCCGTAACGAACATCGGTCTGCTGTTATCCGGCGACATCGACAAGCCGATTCTCGATGCGAACACGCTGGTCATCGACGACGGCGTGATCGTCGCGATCGGCCGGGAGAAAGATTGTGACCTCGAAGGCGCGCGAACCACGGTCGACTGCAAAGGTACCGCAGTCGCGCCGGGCCTGATCGACTCACACGTGCATCCGGTGTTCGGCGACTGGACGCCGCGGCAGAATCAGATGGGCTGGATCGAGTCGAATCTGAACGGTGGCGTGACGACCATGATCTCCGCCGGCGAAGTGCACTTGCCTGGGCGTCCGAAAGACGTAGTCGGCGTCAAGGCGCTCGCGATTACCGCGCAGCGTTCGTTCGAAGGGATGCGCGGCGCGGGTGTCGGTGGCGGCGTGAAGGTCATGGCGGGCGCGCCGGTGATCGAGAAGGGCATGGTCGAAGAGGACTTCAAGGAGCTTTCGGAAGCGGGCGTGAAGCTGCTCGGTGAAGTCGGTCTCGGCAGTGTGAAGGGCGGCGAGGAAGCCGCACAGATGGTGGCGTGGGCCCGCAAGTACGGCATTCAAAGCACGATTCACACGGGCGGCCCGTCGATTCCCGGCTCGGGCCTGATCGACCGGGACGTGGTGCTCGCTGCCGACGCGGACGTGATCGGCCATATCAACGGCGGCCATACCTCGCTGTCCTATCGGCACGTATGCGATCTGTGCGAGCAATCGAGCCGCGCACTGGAGATCGTTCACAACGGCAATGAACGGATCGCCCTGCTCACCGCGCGCCATGCGATCGAATTGAAGTGTCCGCACCGGATTATTCTCGGCACGGATAGCCCGGCGGGTTCCGGCGTGCAACCGCTCGGCATTCTGCGGATGATCGCGCTGATCTCGAGTCTCGCGGATGTCCCTGCTGAAATCGCCTTCTGTTTTGCAACCGGCAACACCGCGCGGCAACGCAATCTGCGCCAGGGATTGATCGAAGTGGGCCGTCCCGCCGACCTTGTCTTCATGGATCGCGCACAGCACACGGCGGCCGATACGCTGCTGGAAAGTGTGCAACTGGGCGATATTCCCGGCGTCGGCATGGTGATGATCGACGGGCTGATCCGCTGCCGGCGCAGCCGCAATACGCCACCGGCGACCGAAGTGCCGGTGGTGCTTTGA
- a CDS encoding (2Fe-2S)-binding protein, with protein sequence MNRPAPLALHVNGATHLVSAAADTPLLYLLRNDLALNGPKFGCGLGECGACTVLLDGMPTRSCVTTAKVALGREITTLEGLGTRTALHPVQQAFIEEQAAQCGYCLNGMIMTAKALLDRDPHPGVETIRRELSRNLCRCGTHVEIVRAVQRAAQLLAVQPVLDKGAHA encoded by the coding sequence ATGAACCGTCCGGCGCCTCTTGCGCTGCACGTCAACGGCGCGACCCATCTGGTCAGCGCCGCTGCCGACACGCCGCTGCTTTATCTGCTGCGTAACGACCTCGCGTTGAACGGTCCGAAATTCGGGTGTGGTCTCGGCGAATGCGGCGCGTGTACGGTGTTGCTCGATGGCATGCCGACGCGTTCATGCGTGACGACCGCGAAGGTTGCGCTGGGGCGCGAAATCACCACGCTCGAAGGATTGGGTACGCGTACCGCGCTGCATCCGGTGCAGCAGGCATTTATCGAAGAACAGGCCGCGCAGTGCGGCTATTGCCTGAACGGCATGATCATGACCGCCAAGGCGTTGCTCGATCGCGATCCGCATCCGGGTGTCGAAACGATTCGGCGGGAATTGTCGCGCAATCTCTGCCGCTGCGGCACGCATGTCGAGATCGTGCGCGCGGTCCAGCGTGCGGCGCAATTGCTTGCCGTGCAACCGGTGCTGGATAAGGGAGCGCACGCATGA
- a CDS encoding ABC transporter substrate-binding protein, whose amino-acid sequence MTTRAGWISRLTVSTVLSLAAVGASAQQTIKIGEINSYKAQPAFLGPYKNGWNLALDQVNAAGGVLGKQLEVVSRDDNGNPGDTIRVAQELIAREQVQLLFGGFLSNTGLALTDFAKQKKIFFLAAEPLTDKIVWADGNKYTYRLRPSTYMQVAMLVPEAVKLKKKRWALVYPNYEYGQSAVATFKKLMTAAQPDVQFVAEQATPLGNVDAGAVTQALADAKPDAIFNVLFGADLGKFVREGNTRGLFKDRSVVSLLTGEPDYLDPLGAEAPTGWIVTGYPWYSIDTAANKKFVDAYQAKYHDYPRLGSVVGYSALMSIAAGIRKAGSTDPDKLAAAFKGLGVDTPFGPITYRAQDNQSTMGAFVGVTGVKDGKGVMTSYRYVDGASVQPSDAEVKKLRAGE is encoded by the coding sequence ATGACCACGCGCGCAGGATGGATCTCTCGCCTCACGGTTTCAACGGTTCTATCGCTCGCGGCTGTCGGCGCGAGCGCGCAGCAGACCATCAAGATCGGTGAGATCAACAGCTACAAGGCGCAGCCTGCCTTTCTCGGACCTTACAAGAACGGTTGGAATCTCGCGCTCGACCAGGTGAATGCGGCGGGCGGTGTCTTGGGCAAGCAGCTCGAAGTGGTGTCGCGCGACGACAACGGCAATCCGGGCGATACGATCCGTGTTGCGCAGGAATTGATTGCACGTGAGCAGGTGCAATTGCTGTTCGGCGGTTTCCTGTCGAACACGGGTCTTGCGTTGACTGACTTTGCCAAGCAGAAGAAGATTTTCTTCCTTGCGGCCGAGCCGTTGACCGACAAGATCGTTTGGGCCGACGGCAACAAATATACGTACCGTCTGCGTCCTTCGACGTACATGCAGGTCGCGATGCTGGTGCCCGAAGCGGTGAAGCTGAAGAAGAAGCGCTGGGCGCTCGTGTATCCGAACTACGAGTACGGGCAATCGGCGGTGGCGACGTTCAAGAAGCTGATGACGGCGGCGCAGCCGGACGTGCAGTTTGTCGCCGAGCAGGCGACGCCGCTGGGTAATGTCGACGCGGGCGCGGTCACGCAGGCGCTTGCCGATGCGAAGCCGGATGCGATTTTCAACGTGCTGTTTGGCGCCGATCTCGGCAAGTTTGTGCGCGAGGGTAATACGCGGGGCTTGTTCAAGGATCGCAGTGTGGTGTCGTTGCTGACGGGCGAACCAGACTATCTCGATCCGTTGGGGGCGGAGGCGCCGACTGGCTGGATCGTGACGGGGTACCCGTGGTATTCGATCGATACGGCGGCGAACAAGAAGTTTGTGGATGCGTATCAGGCGAAGTACCACGATTATCCGAGGCTTGGGTCGGTGGTGGGGTATTCGGCGCTGATGTCGATTGCGGCGGGGATCAGGAAGGCTGGGTCTACGGATCCGGATAAGCTTGCTGCCGCGTTCAAGGGCTTAGGAGTGGATACGCCCTTCGGGCCGATTACTTATCGGGCTCAGGATAATCAGTCGACAATGGGGGCGTTTGTTGGGGTTACCGGGGTTAAGGATGGGAAGGGGGTGATGACTTCTTATCGGTATGTGGACGGCGCTAGTGTGCAGCCGTCGGATGCTGAAGTTAAGAAGTTGAGGGCTGGGGAGTGA